A stretch of DNA from Ricinus communis isolate WT05 ecotype wild-type chromosome 4, ASM1957865v1, whole genome shotgun sequence:
TACAGTAGTTTATCTTATAAGTTCATCGAAAGTATAATATCACAGAGACACCGACTAAGTTTGATATTGATATAGCtcatttataatcaaattgcAACAACGTTTCTTTTGTTACATCGGAATGGTGTCACATTGCATTATCTGATATACATTAAACATGTACCAGTTTCATAACTGAACAGTGGCTGTATCATCAACAATAGAAGTGGctctttttttctcataaatcTTCCCTCTTACTGGAATTTGATTTAGAATTATTTCAAGTCTTTTACTGTTGGTTGGAGTGCGCAGTGGCGACCCGAGTGGCGACCATGCCTCTACATATGCACATGCAATGCAAGTTCCACTTGCATCTAGATAGGACGGAATTAAAGCATAATCTTCTTTTCGGTCCAGCACTGGGGGGAAAAAGATAGACATAGGAGAACCGAGAAGGTGGTCTGGTTGCCCTGGCAAAGGTGGAGGCAGCTATCATGCCCATACTTATTCATGAACAGCAGAATCAAAAGCAGGTAAAGTGAAACCGAGTAAGATCGGTCTCATATCGTTGGGCTACTTTTTAACTGAAGAAGCTTGGAATAATATGGCATTGCAAGTCTATCTCAAGTGTTGTGACATTATGGGATGAAAAACACATATTTATCTGAATGCGACTCTTCCAAGTCAAAtggaatataaaaaaaagaaaagaaaaacagaaaccAATATGGATGATTGGTTAATAGAAAGTAGTTGACAATTTTTCGTTTCTGTGGGTACTACTGCAGGGAATAGTGAAAATGATATATCATAAGCGAAAGAAGTCAATGAACGGATGAcacatttctaattattacAGTTCCTTGATAAAAccttaaaaataacatttcaTTTTTTGTTGAAAGAATCCAAGTTATTCCCCATTTTCTACTCGATCATCAGGCAATCAATATTTGTCATGATATAttcactaattaaattaattaatctatgAGAGAATATCACGTTTAGCAGTTATATTTGAACAAAACAGTTGATTTACAACTATAAAGGGTTATTCTTTtggagaaaaacaaaaagaagtttAGATGAGGAGATTGGATGGATTGTGAGATTTCTTGGTGCCAAAAAGAAACCTATTAGTCTGATTCCGTAGGCCAGTGCTTCACCCAGTAACATTAACAAAATTCTATAAAGGATAAATATATACTTCTTGTCAGGAGGAGAATCATACATCCCCATTTCAACGAATTAGAGGTCAAAACGAACTGATACAATGCAAGTTGCTATTCATAGACACACAAATtgagctttttctttttgccacTTTAGCTAGTTGTTTTTCACCTTAGAAGTCAATTCCCAATTTAAGAGCTATGAAACCAACACCTAGCAAAAGTGAacatctatatataaatatatataaaacaaatgtTGGTCCTTTCTAATTCTAGAATAAATTCGATTTTTTGGGTATTGATTTGTTGCACGGCCAATTGGAATATGATTTTTTCCTCACCATCACTCCTCATTTTAGCTATAAATAGGAGGTTTCCTATCTAAACGAAGCAAGGTGTATCATCAGCTAATGAATAGCTGGCTAGCTTATCTAGGTAGAAGATGAGGAAGAGAGGCCTTGTATGAAGATGAAGAGCTATGTTTGATAGCCAAGGATGACTTGCCTATTTCCTCCCATTTTATCAAAGAGTTTAACAATGCATGAGGAAAAGCTCTTTCTGTGAGTGGGTGCTGATGATAGGCAGTCTCCTTTGGCTAGTCTGACTGGCTCTTATCTTTCATGCTAGACCTTAATAACATCTCTTCCATGCATGCACTAATTAGGCGGTCCGAAGCTACCTCATTGTGTCGTTTTATTAGGCAGGATAAGCTTTTAGTTAAGACTATTTACTTATCCTGATGTTTTGGACTACCACACCAGTGATTCTTTAcgttttttttcttctttctaatattacatattatatttaagcattcttttaaaatataagttcGGAGTTTTTTATTGACTTTTGGAGAGATTTTGTCCTCGAATATATGCAAAGAAAGATTTCATTCTTGCATATGTGCAATGATGATATAGTTGGAAGCAATTTGACCAAAATTCGTCATTTAAGGtatataattgttattaaagCACTACATATACTAGTAAACTGCttaaattaatcattttgatatcttaatttatgatataatttaatgaatatttaaatatttgttaatatatatagtgatttttcaatatttttatatatttattaaataaaaattataaaattttaatttaatttacataaaaagcctttcttttttaaaaaaatttacataaaaatgttttagtatgtatttcatataaaatatacatatttaaaatattttatataaattaatataaattttattcaataaaatatataaagatattaaaaattactagTTCATTAGAATTCACCTAATACTTAGACTtcattcaatatatttttatatactgtttaataaaaaataaaattaaagtatttattatattaaattaaaagttaaatatatataagagattataacatataaaatttaattaaaaattaaaatattaaaaaagtaattaaatgaataaaatttatgtgtttaaaTATGTATCTTACCAATTTAAGTTGGCTGTCATGTTGATCAACTTGACGAAAACATCCATGCAAAGAATATTAAGAATTGAATttcattggctgccatgggaTTTCCATTATAAAGTTAACGAAGACCTGTGCTAAATTAACTGATCAAATGGGTTTtcttgttatattttatttgtcgAGCCAGGGAATCTCATGAAATTCTACCAGTGCAATTCTGATAGGAATTAAACCAAGCATTTTACAATTATGGATCTTAATcgtgctttttatttttttatttttttgtacaatttctatttctaactTCAAGTtcaacatcatcattttcCTCATAAACAATATTTATTAGAGGCAGATATATGATTAAatagaagaaggaaaagaatgaTTACAACTTCCGTATTTGACCGCTTTGAGCACATACTTCGGCTGTggcttcctcttcctctttgGTCAATTCCGTGATTTTTTTCaggaaaatatttgattgGTGTTATGCCAGATATCTTCAGgtttatcatttctttttctcttcatttCACGCTATTCCAAATGCTTCTTTATTATTACTGACGCATTTGTTTTTCGATTTTAGGGTTATGCACTGATCTGTTTTGGCCTTGAAGGTTTCTACCTGCGCCGTCTCTATCATTGAATTCAGGTTTATAGATTATTTCATTACCTTGTGACGTTgtacttcttttttcttttttatttaaaaaaaaaaaattatctgtGAAGCATATGCGCGCGTCAAGTCttgatttgaaaaattaattagcaaTTTCTGATTCTAAAATGTTAGCTGaaataatagtatttttttagttgtgttatcattttgatttaaaagcaTTTACTGATGCAAAATCATGAATTTGATTATTCTGGGTTTGTAACtttgtataatataattttatcttgtGCTTCTTGCTTTGATATCTCTTGGCCAATATCGAGTGCTCCTGATGCTTGGCTTGATGTGGTTGAACGTTATTCGGATGACAATAACAAGACAGTGAAGtgatttcatatataattttgctCAGATTTTTACATTCTTGTTATTTGATACCTATTTTAACTTCTAAGCATTTTGTGGATTAATTGCTACTAGGTGTCTTAATTTGGgatcatataattatattggGTTTTTCTGCAGCCAGATGAATATTACATGCCATGTGTTATTGAGTGGTTGAATCGGTTTTGTCCGAGTATTTGTAATGCTCGTGTTGATGGAGGTATGCGATTTCTTTCTGCAGTAAGTTCAATCCTCTTCATTCTGATATTTGGTATTCAAGGAGAATTTCTTGATCAGGACTTCGACAGTACTGAACTAGAGGAGTATGTTGCAAACTTTGCTGGAAAGCCAGCTGCCCTGTTTGCAGTATAGAGTACATGACAAATTCTGCCATCTTTCCTTCCTGATTGGGAAAGTATGCATATAACCTTTATTACGAGCATGTTAATCTCCTACTATCATGTATGAATTGCTTATTTCCGCCAATTTATCGAATAGAGAGGATTTACAATTAGCGATTCATTGAACCACAACTACTCAATTGTCAATGGTGCTCGAGGACCGGACAATTCGAGTTTTACAAcataataataagttttatttCTATGTTGGTTTCTGAAAGAATATTCCAGGCTTCATATGCCTATAAAATGTTTGCTTTCTTTGTTTTAGCACCATCTCACTTTGAGAAATTTTCAAGAGATCAAATTGCCCAGGGACAACCTAGGACGCACAGACCATGGAAGGAGATATAGTCGTTGACAAGGGTGTATATGGTATCGAAGGGCAAGTCTGCAGACTTCCTGAGATTGCGGCCATATGCAAGATATATAAGGTGATGCACTTAATCTTCTTGCAATTTATGCATCTTGGATTTTTTCAGTTTATCCTTTTAAGTTATAAGTAGAGAAACTTTTTATGTTGTCATGAAAAATTCCTAACTTAAAACATACCATTTCATTTCTAATTCTTACAATTCTAGTAAaccaaaaagtaaataaattttgtttgtcTTTGTCGTAGGCATATTTTATTTGGACGAAGCTCACAGCATTGGAGCTGTTGGAGAAACAGGAAGAGGTGTTTGTGAACTCTTAGGTGTGGATACTGCTGATGTGGATATTATGATGAGAACTTTTACAAAATCATTTGGATCATTTGGTGGATATACTGCTGGATTAGGTGTGTTACCATTTTAACTTTCTTGTCATACTAACTATTCTATAATGATATCCAGGTCGTGAGGAGCATATACTATCCTGGAAATTTGTGTAGGAATTATGTGATTTGTTTCACCCAAAATCATAATCAGAGTCCATCTTCAccattttttacttttcttttgtatACTAGCATGTCTTGAAAGTTGTGAATTGGAAAGGTCATGAGAAGATTTTTTGCATTGGACTTTGTGTATGGTCATATGCAGTACATAAGGCAACACCTTGACCTCTAGATTGCCTTTGGAATTTAGTATTTACACTCTTTTGTTCTTCCTCTCTACCAATTGGAAATTGCTGTATGAATATTGAGACTTATATCTATTTGGAAAACCTGCCATGTATCTGCAGATGTATGGTTTTGTTATTTGCATGAGTTCTAGAAAGTGAAAGACTTctgtaatttttgttttcGTTTCTTTTCCCTTGCAGAATATATAAGTTTGTTTCCAATTGATCAAGAGTAGTGATAATATGTGCATGCCTAATGGCTGAAGTTTGCTTATTTTTTGCAGGAGCTTATACAATATCTCGAGTACACCTCTCTGCTCATCTATGTGCAACATGTATATCACCTCCAGGTGCACAAAAATTTGTATCTTCCATAAAAGTTATTCTTGGAGAAGATAGTTCCAGTAGAGGtattggaaaaaagaaagcccCTTCTTTTCTCTGAAGTGTTATAGCTTGTTTTAAGCTTAGATgtcaattatttcttttaatgaagTTGAGCATCTTTTCTGTCATTTTAGGGGGCTCAGAAACTTGCTAGAATATGTGGAAACAACTTTTTCAGGTCAGCTTTGCAGAAAATGGGTTTTCAGGTTCTCGGAGATAATGATTCTCCTCAAGTGTTTGAAACAGAATATGAGTTGTTTAGTTTGTATCTGGTTTATTGATGTTATGGATACAAATTGTGATTCCCACCAGTTGCTGCTTTATAATCTGATAGTTTGATGGCTAATACTAGtaattaaaatcaatgatGTCATTTTAAGTTCATTTTTACATTGATAGGAATCCCCATTCATTCCTAGATTCCCATCACTACTGATTGATTGCCCCTACCTAACTACATGGCGGTGGTCTAGGGTGCACAATAGCTAGAGCATGGGAGAATGAAGAATAACGATTTCAGCAAGAGCTGCCAGATGGACTAATGTTGAAAGTCTGGTGACTACTAGAGTAGAGTTGAGTCAAAAAGTATGAATTGCAGGTGGCTGTAGTtacatttgcttttccagCTAACCCTCTATTTTTAGCTTGGGTGCGATTTGCACTTCTGCTTCTCATAACAAGGAATAGCTTCTGAAAGCCTTCAGAGGTAACAAGTCTGTCAATAGAGACTTTAGTGTCTTAACATTCTAGCTCCTGATAACTTCTGTGCTAGACTGAAGGTCTCTGCCCATGAATATAGTTTGGTAACTTGTTGAATATCATGTTTGCTGATGGAGAATACATGATCATTATTAGACACATATTAATCTTAAAACTAGGTACTCAATCGAACCAAGCCTAGAAACTGGTGATAGCAAAGAAACTGCTGATCGTGCAAATGTTAGATTGTCTCAGATCGCCCTTCAGAGGAAACTTGTCTAAAACTAGCTATAGGTGGTATTGGATTTTGGTAATTTAGTGTACCCATGAAATTCGTCGAATTTGTAACTGACATGTCCGCTTCAATTTCTATGCAGTGATATATCGTTTGGCACTGTCACTTTTAGGCCGTGACAAAGGATGAATTAGCGCTGTAATAGATGTTTTCAGTACACATTAGACAACTTTGATGCTGTTTGGGATGCCAATAAAAATGACTCCTATCTACCTTTACCTTGAAATAAGTTACGtaatacacattttacagctTTGTTATGTAACAAGGGACCTTTTTTCCCGCGTATCCAAAAAGCCCATTCTTGGTTTTGGAATAAAGTTCAATTTAGCCACTAACTTTATTGTTCAGTTTAATTtagctattttttaaaattttggacattttaacctaaatttttatattaattaatttttcttttttttttttacaaaaatgagAAAGTGAGTTacatattttctaaaaaagggGTGGatagaatgaaaaataaaaaaattaattttttatattaaattatttaaattaatatatatattgatgtttaaacaagtataataaaaaagataaatattattatagtacGAATGAGATAATTATAATAGTAGTGGTGCTGAAGATAGTGGAAGTGAGTGATTTCAGTGAAATAATGATGGTAATAGTTActtattgtttaattactaattgtactaaaattataaaataaattttaaataatattataattttttaattattttttattatcaagagggtctttgtattttttttttaaatagagtTGATCTAAAccaaatattcaaatatttagattaaaaaatccataaatttgaaaaagaattaaattatgcaCGTTATAACAATATTAGTGGTCAAATTGCGTTTTATTCTCTTGGTTTTTAAACCCCGTAAAGCTTAAAAGATGGAGCACTTTCATACTTCATTCATGGAAATTTTGGCTTACCAAGTCCTGATTTTAACATTTATCAATCAATAAAGGTTTAATAAGAATAAGTCAGCAACTGTTTTATGacgcaaaaagaaaaaagaaaaggccgAGACAGTCACTGAGCTTTTAATCACAATATACAAAGACAACTATGCTTTGTAATTACAGTCAGATTCGCATAAACAGTATCAACTTTGACTATAATTTCATCATGTTCCATTTGTCCTTATCAATCATGTTTATTTGCTTAATAAAGTAATAGCCGGAGGGTTGAATAGATCAAAATAGACATTTCCCGGTTATATAACTAAAATGTAGGTGTGCcttattattttgatgatgatgtcTCTTCATCAATTAGAGTGAGGAACTATGCTGTGTAGATGAAGCTGATAGAACCTCAAACCTCGACTCATAATTGCTAGTCTAAATGCATGTACAGATTCGTATGGTCAAGCACTAGTTTAGTAATGTAGTATTtgctatataaatttaaagacatACTAGGACATTTCAACTACATTAATATACAGACAAGCCAACTTTTAGAAGCAATACCAAAAGTACTGATTAGTCCGAGGAAACTTGCATCGGTTGCAATTCAACAGCCACATGAAAGAAAGGTAGAATAATAGGTAGAAATTAagaaatgttaaaaatataggCGTTAGTTGGCGTTATGAGTTGAAAAGATCTTCGTTAACATATTGGGTACAGATGAGGGAAAATGAAAGGGAAGTAATGCCTGCCCTTCCAGTGCTAAGATATTATGCAACACAAAAATCATATCCCCTGAAAGTAGAACGCCTTAGATTAGCAGCATTTCAGATTAACAAGGCATGACCTTTAATTGCCTACTCTCTACTCCATGTGAATCTAAACAACTTTTACTTGCACACCCTCTTCCATTTTCATTCAAGGGTTACCCTAACAAAAGAAACCTTCATCCTCATTcacatttaaaagaatatcGAATCAGTCCCTTCCTTCTCTATCCACAACACATCAAGGATGACGGGACATTGAAATGACCATCTACTTTCTAGCATGAGAGCAAGCACCAGAGAGTCATTAGATAGAAGGAAAGAACATAGGTTACTAATAATTAACCAACATTATGACGCTAGAACTATCAAAAACAACGAATCACCCATTTGCCAAGCCCTCGACCTCAAAAAACAACTTACAAACTTCTACCAAGTCTTAACTTGTCATCCTTCAGATACTTTATATTCTAGCAAATActtttctgaaaaaaatatagaaaacaagTGGATATATCCTGGAGACTGGAGGCCAAGCCTTCCCAGGATAAgcaataaaaactatataacaAGATGATTTAGATTAGCAATCCTCTTACTGACTTGAGATCTCACCAATTCAATACCCCAGAAGACTTAAACCACAATCAACTAAAACTTCTGGAAGCATCAGCATAGAACAAAAGGATGAAATAAAATTCCTGCAAATAAGTTATACTGCACATTCTGCCGGCAAAATCTGTAAAGGGCTAAACTTTTGATCTCCATGAAAAACTCCTTCTGACTGTCTCCCAACACCAGAAAAGACACTGgaaatctatttttttcaaCAAGAATTCCAACATGCACTATTCATACAAAAGAGAATTCTTCAACATCTCGAAAGGTAAGCCATATAATATAACACATCATAGCATTCAGCATCGACTAACCTAATGAACCATGCGAACTACTACTACATCCCATGAGTCCTAAAAAACCATGAGTTTAATCATGATTAAGACATTAACCCACTCTGAGCCCCAGGTCCCAGGGTTAGTTTGTGAACCATAGGCTTATGGTACAAGAATTTAGATAAACAAGTAGAAGTGTAATGTATTAATGACCGCCAATGCAAAATAAAGTTCCTATTCCAGCTCAACAATTTGCAAAAACACAATTATTAACATCATTGCAAATAGCAGGGACTTTATGCATGTAGAAGTCATTAAGTAATCCCTTCCCTCACACAGAAGACAAAGCAAGGCGATATGCTTGAACTGATTAAGGATGGACTTGGGATTCTTTTCTTAACCATCTTCAGCTAATAGATCATTCTACCCAAAACTGAAAATCTAAACATCATTGGAAGTTTGTTTAGCTTTTGGCTCGTGAACATAAAAGTACAACGTCTTATGCTGACTAGAATccaatataatagaaaattaattgcaCTGAACTAAAAAAGCATTCATATAGTGCAACAAGAAATACTAACCAATATGTCCTACTCATTCCAAAACTATTACTACAGCTTCTAGtagagagaaataaaattactcAATTTTAAGTTCAGACATGATGCATCTTTAATTACCATGGCTGAGAGACAATATCCGCTGTTATAAAACCAAAACTACAAGCTCAACAAAAATCGAATCGTCAAGAAAACCCTTTCCCGAGCTTTTGGATGGCACAAAACATCTTTCTTCTTGAACCAACTGCATTAATGCCCATGTCCTTCAAATCCTCCAATGTCAACATAGGCAAAACCTCATCATCCACCTCATGAATTTCAAAAACCGGCGCATACCGTCCTAACCCTATACTATTCAACCAAATCCTAACCCCATCCTCCCCTCctcctccaccaccaccacacCTCCCATTGTTCCTGTAATCTCTAACATCAGTATCTGACGGGCCAGACAATTCAACCCCATCATGATGATGATTATGATTATCTCTCGCCCTAATTGTCCTCGtattattgtaataaattTCTCTCTCATTTCTCTCATTTCCATCTCCTAGATTCTCAAGAGAATGCACAGGACTCTGTTCTTTCAAAGGACTTTCTGAATTTTCCATATCGAATTCTCGATACCCATCATCAACGTCTTCACCCCCACTGTATTTCTCATCGCCATCAacatcattattaatattgccaccaccaccaccagtATCATCAATCTTTGAAACCCAATTGGATCTTACTCGCTTCGTTGTAGCATTAGATGCCCTCTTTTTTGAATCCTTACTAACTCGCCAACTTCCAATTGCAACTGTATCCAAATTAACCTCTTTATCGTCATCTAGGGTTTCAACAAACTCACCACTAGTAGTGCTTAAATTCGTTAAAGCTCGGGTCTTTGAGCCTTTATTATCGTCCCTTTTATGATCAGTAGATAATAGCTGATGATTCTTCCACTGTTTATTATTACTCACCGTCCTACGTGGATGCGTATCATAAAGCTGGTCACCGCCGATTTCGCCAAGTCGGACACTAGGCCTACGCTGCCGTTTTGACCCAACCGTTTCCGATGACGTAACAGCAACTGGTCCTCCTCCTGTGGCGCCTCCCCCGCCGCCCCCACCACCACCGTTTACGTGACTCTCCGGTGGCTGTATGTCGgccatttggaaaaaaaaaagattccGGTTCGTCTGTATATAAAATCAAGGTGTGTATTTTTTTTGGTAATATCTAGGGTTTGTTAATTTGTGAATTATTTGAGGTTTTGCATTTATATCATGTGAAAGAACGCGAACAAAACGGATAGAGATGAgcgagagaaagagagagagtgagTGAGTGAGTGATGTGGGAGAGAAAATCGAAGAGTTAAGCGGAAGAGTGTGTCAAATTTGTTGTTGGGTGTTCGACGCGTGTCTCCATTCCTGTTGcgcttttttatttcttttattatgtataaaatatCCTTCTTACGCGCTCCTCTCTTATGTGGTTTCTACTTCCCAACAGTCCCCTGATTTCT
This window harbors:
- the LOC8275513 gene encoding uncharacterized protein LOC8275513, translated to MADIQPPESHVNGGGGGGGGGATGGGPVAVTSSETVGSKRQRRPSVRLGEIGGDQLYDTHPRRTVSNNKQWKNHQLLSTDHKRDDNKGSKTRALTNLSTTSGEFVETLDDDKEVNLDTVAIGSWRVSKDSKKRASNATTKRVRSNWVSKIDDTGGGGGNINNDVDGDEKYSGGEDVDDGYREFDMENSESPLKEQSPVHSLENLGDGNERNEREIYYNNTRTIRARDNHNHHHDGVELSGPSDTDVRDYRNNGRCGGGGGGGEDGVRIWLNSIGLGRYAPVFEIHEVDDEVLPMLTLEDLKDMGINAVGSRRKMFCAIQKLGKGFS